The Stenotrophomonas rhizophila genome has a window encoding:
- a CDS encoding DUF3247 family protein, which translates to MSRIAPRIHTNPADIAELEALLPQLKGQTQVEVTLKDGRRLLGTVAVQPTVQQYRNAEENEGSNGQLRLDDLDAPVQQHVLWLDEISTVRQLPPVE; encoded by the coding sequence ATGTCCCGCATCGCCCCCCGCATCCACACCAACCCGGCCGACATTGCCGAGCTCGAGGCCTTGCTGCCCCAGCTCAAAGGCCAGACCCAGGTCGAAGTCACGCTGAAAGACGGCCGCCGCCTGCTCGGCACCGTGGCGGTACAGCCCACCGTGCAGCAGTACCGAAATGCGGAAGAGAACGAAGGCAGCAATGGCCAGCTGCGTCTGGATGACCTGGATGCCCCGGTGCAGCAGCATGTGCTGTGGCTGGATGAGATCAGCACGGTCCGCCAGCTGCCCCCGGTGGAATGA
- a CDS encoding HAD family hydrolase translates to MTAIAALPFLPEAVIFDMDGLMIDSERVSIACWSQAARELQLPFADDFWLGMVGLGDRDCEQRLLRHIDAGQVAALYARCHDLYEARTQQGLPLRPGILALLQLLQAHALPRAVATSTREPRASRKLAAAGLLGYFDHVVTSSDVAHPKPAPDIYLLAARKLGKDPARCLALEDSPAGIRAAVGAGMTAIQVPDLVHPDADLRALGHRIVESLTDAHALLLPLLQSGR, encoded by the coding sequence ATGACTGCCATCGCCGCCCTGCCGTTCCTGCCCGAAGCGGTCATCTTCGACATGGATGGCCTGATGATCGACAGCGAGCGGGTGTCCATTGCGTGCTGGTCGCAGGCCGCACGGGAACTGCAGCTGCCGTTCGCCGATGACTTCTGGCTGGGCATGGTCGGATTGGGCGACCGCGACTGCGAACAGCGGCTGCTGCGCCACATCGATGCCGGGCAGGTGGCCGCGCTGTATGCGCGCTGCCACGACCTGTATGAAGCGCGCACCCAGCAGGGGCTGCCGCTGCGTCCCGGCATACTGGCGCTGCTGCAGCTGCTGCAGGCACACGCCCTGCCGCGAGCGGTGGCGACGTCCACCCGCGAGCCGCGCGCGTCGCGCAAACTGGCGGCGGCGGGGTTGCTGGGTTACTTCGACCACGTGGTCACCAGCAGCGACGTGGCCCACCCGAAGCCGGCGCCGGACATCTACCTGCTGGCTGCGCGGAAACTGGGCAAGGATCCCGCGCGCTGCCTGGCGCTGGAAGACTCGCCGGCCGGCATCCGCGCGGCGGTAGGCGCCGGCATGACCGCGATCCAGGTGCCGGACCTGGTGCATCCGGATGCCGACCTGCGCGCGCTCGGCCACCGCATCGTGGAATCGCTCACCGACGCCCACGCACTGCTGCTGCCGCTGCTGCAAAGCGGACGGTAG
- a CDS encoding DUF3016 domain-containing protein translates to MNRKPLLAGALGCLLLLAGSASAAPRTVTDPKAPRALTGESPVQVKWTDPAQFTEIRSSTNRFEAQSGNWVQQLADYLRSSASKRLPPGQTLDVEITDIKRAGEFEPQNGPRGNDVRIMRDIYPPRMTLTFTLRDATGGVVRQGEEKLIDMNYLGNTGLLSNNDPLRYEKRMIDDWLRRLLPPTRR, encoded by the coding sequence ATGAACCGCAAACCCTTGCTGGCTGGTGCTCTGGGCTGTCTGCTGCTGCTTGCCGGCAGCGCGTCGGCCGCCCCGCGCACCGTCACCGACCCCAAGGCGCCCCGCGCGCTCACTGGCGAAAGCCCGGTCCAGGTGAAGTGGACGGACCCGGCCCAGTTCACTGAAATCCGCAGCAGCACCAACCGGTTCGAGGCCCAAAGCGGCAACTGGGTGCAGCAGCTTGCCGACTACCTGCGCAGCAGCGCCAGCAAGCGCCTGCCCCCGGGCCAGACCCTGGACGTGGAGATCACCGACATCAAGCGGGCCGGCGAGTTCGAGCCGCAGAACGGCCCGCGCGGCAATGACGTGCGGATCATGCGCGACATCTATCCGCCGCGGATGACCCTGACCTTCACCCTGCGCGACGCCACCGGTGGGGTAGTCCGCCAGGGCGAGGAGAAGCTGATCGACATGAACTACCTGGGCAACACCGGCCTGCTCAGCAACAACGACCCGCTGCGCTATGAGAAGCGGATGATCGATGACTGGCTGCGGCGCCTGCTGCCGCCTACGCGCCGCTGA
- a CDS encoding class I SAM-dependent methyltransferase, with amino-acid sequence MAAQHDAPLETLFLPFGGALSWPAGPVLFLRARDGWPLREHAQPGQLVCEQSFRPFADALEASGWTVRDEQQLADDSTRYALVLVLPPRQREEARALFARALALAAPGGIVVACQHNNEGARSGEGDLQQLAGLGGKMTKNHCRVYWTAPLEGQHDAALAQRWAALDAPRAILGGRFQSRPGIFAWDRIDPASALLVEQLPADLAGRGADLGAGFGYLSSEVLQRCPQVSALDLFEAEGRALALARVNLEALGKPAKLGFHWQDVTAGIEAQYDFIVTNPPFHTPSRADRPDIGQRFIAVAAQALRPGGRMWLVANRHLPYEQILNESFGQVRVAAERDGFKLIEATKASKSPTPTRAPRSDEPKWGRGGRA; translated from the coding sequence ATGGCTGCCCAGCACGACGCCCCCCTGGAAACCCTGTTCCTGCCGTTCGGCGGCGCGCTGTCCTGGCCGGCCGGGCCGGTGCTGTTCCTGCGCGCCCGCGATGGCTGGCCGCTGCGCGAGCACGCCCAACCGGGCCAGCTGGTCTGCGAGCAGAGCTTCCGCCCCTTCGCCGATGCGCTGGAAGCCAGCGGCTGGACCGTGCGCGACGAGCAGCAGCTGGCCGACGACAGCACCCGCTACGCGCTGGTGCTGGTGCTGCCGCCGCGCCAGCGTGAAGAAGCCCGCGCGCTGTTTGCCCGCGCGCTGGCGCTGGCCGCCCCGGGCGGCATCGTGGTGGCCTGCCAGCACAACAACGAAGGCGCCCGCTCCGGCGAAGGCGACCTGCAGCAGCTGGCCGGGCTGGGCGGCAAGATGACCAAGAACCACTGCCGGGTGTACTGGACCGCGCCGTTGGAGGGTCAGCATGACGCCGCCCTGGCCCAGCGCTGGGCCGCGCTGGACGCGCCGCGCGCGATCCTGGGCGGGCGCTTCCAGAGCCGCCCGGGCATCTTCGCCTGGGACCGCATCGACCCGGCCTCGGCGCTGCTGGTGGAACAGCTGCCGGCCGACCTGGCCGGGCGCGGCGCGGACCTGGGCGCCGGCTTCGGCTACCTGTCCAGCGAAGTGCTGCAGCGCTGCCCGCAGGTGAGCGCGCTGGACCTGTTCGAGGCAGAAGGCCGCGCGTTGGCGCTGGCCAGGGTCAATCTGGAGGCACTGGGCAAGCCGGCCAAGCTGGGCTTCCACTGGCAGGACGTCACCGCCGGCATCGAGGCGCAGTACGACTTCATCGTCACCAACCCGCCGTTCCACACTCCCTCGCGTGCCGACCGCCCGGACATCGGCCAGCGCTTCATCGCCGTGGCCGCGCAGGCGCTGCGCCCGGGTGGGCGGATGTGGCTGGTGGCCAACCGCCACCTGCCGTACGAGCAGATCCTCAACGAAAGCTTCGGCCAGGTGCGCGTGGCTGCAGAACGCGACGGCTTCAAGCTGATCGAGGCGACCAAGGCCAGCAAGAGCCCCACCCCCACCAGGGCCCCGCGCAGCGACGAGCCGAAGTGGGGCCGCGGGGGCCGCGCATGA
- the msrB gene encoding peptide-methionine (R)-S-oxide reductase MsrB, producing the protein MTAFDLSPPSDAQRDALVAGLSADERRVLLQHGTEAPFCGVFLDNKQDGVYGCRLCGLPLFRSSTKFDSGTGWPSFFAPFDPDHVREIRDVSHGMVRTEIVCARCDSHLGHVFPDGPAPTFERHCLNSVSLSFTPNGQPYPDPLQRGGAEAQPAG; encoded by the coding sequence ATGACCGCATTCGATCTCTCCCCGCCCAGCGACGCCCAGCGCGACGCGCTGGTGGCCGGGCTCAGCGCCGACGAGCGCCGCGTCCTGCTCCAGCACGGCACCGAAGCCCCGTTCTGTGGGGTGTTCCTGGACAACAAGCAGGACGGTGTCTACGGCTGCCGCCTGTGCGGCCTGCCGCTGTTCCGTTCCAGCACCAAGTTCGACTCCGGCACCGGCTGGCCGAGCTTCTTCGCCCCGTTCGACCCGGACCATGTGCGCGAAATCCGTGATGTCAGTCATGGCATGGTGCGAACTGAAATCGTTTGCGCCCGCTGTGACAGCCATCTCGGCCACGTGTTCCCGGATGGCCCGGCGCCGACGTTCGAGCGGCACTGTCTGAATTCGGTTTCGCTGTCGTTTACCCCGAATGGCCAGCCGTATCCGGATCCGTTGCAGCGCGGTGGAGCCGAGGCCCAGCCAGCGGGTTGA
- the alr gene encoding alanine racemase, whose protein sequence is MRPARALIDLEALRSNFRLARELGGGRKTLAAVKADAYGHGAVACARALDGEADAFGVACIEEALELRAAGITSPILLLEGFFDADELPLIVQHSLWFAVAAPWQVDAVEAFQTDATLQIWLKLDSGMHRLGLSPEDFRAAHARLSALPQVAPMVLMSHMARADELESPRTREQADLFAATIDGLAGETSLCNSPALLGWPDVRSDWVRPGLMLYGANPLQKHNAFTERLRPVMTMQSKIFAVREIASGEPVGYGARFVAERPTRVGVVALGYADGYPQFAPNGTPVQIDGQPGHLIGRVSMDMLTVDLTDLPQTGVGSTVTLWGDAPRLDVLAPLCKVSAYQLPCAVKRVARVLSGA, encoded by the coding sequence ATGCGCCCAGCCCGCGCGTTGATTGACCTGGAGGCGTTGCGCTCCAACTTCCGCCTGGCCCGTGAACTGGGCGGCGGCCGCAAGACCCTGGCCGCGGTAAAAGCCGATGCCTATGGCCACGGTGCCGTCGCCTGCGCGCGCGCGCTGGACGGCGAAGCCGATGCGTTCGGCGTGGCCTGCATTGAAGAGGCGCTGGAACTGCGCGCGGCCGGCATCACCTCGCCGATCCTGCTGCTGGAAGGGTTCTTCGATGCCGACGAGCTGCCGCTGATCGTGCAGCACAGCCTGTGGTTCGCGGTGGCCGCGCCGTGGCAGGTGGACGCGGTGGAAGCGTTCCAGACCGACGCCACGCTGCAGATCTGGTTGAAGCTGGACAGCGGCATGCACCGCCTGGGCCTGTCGCCCGAAGATTTCCGCGCCGCGCACGCGCGGCTGTCGGCGCTGCCGCAGGTGGCACCGATGGTGCTGATGAGCCACATGGCGCGGGCCGACGAACTGGAGAGCCCGCGTACGCGAGAGCAGGCCGACCTGTTCGCCGCCACCATCGACGGCCTGGCCGGCGAAACCAGCCTGTGCAATTCACCGGCCCTGCTGGGCTGGCCGGACGTGCGCAGCGACTGGGTGCGCCCGGGCCTGATGCTGTACGGGGCCAACCCGCTGCAGAAGCACAATGCCTTTACCGAGCGCCTGCGCCCGGTGATGACCATGCAGTCGAAGATCTTCGCGGTCCGTGAGATCGCTTCGGGCGAACCGGTCGGCTACGGCGCACGCTTCGTGGCAGAACGCCCCACCCGCGTGGGCGTGGTGGCGCTGGGGTATGCCGATGGCTACCCGCAGTTCGCCCCGAACGGCACCCCGGTCCAGATCGATGGCCAGCCCGGCCATCTGATCGGCCGGGTCTCGATGGACATGCTGACCGTGGACCTGACCGACCTGCCGCAGACCGGGGTGGGCAGCACCGTCACCCTGTGGGGCGATGCCCCGCGCCTGGACGTGCTGGCCCCGCTGTGCAAGGTCAGCGCGTACCAGCTGCCGTGCGCGGTCAAGCGCGTGGCGCGGGTGCTCAGCGGCGCGTAG
- the motA gene encoding flagellar motor stator protein MotA: MLIIVGFLIVILSVLGGYVGAHGKLGALWQPYELVIIGGAALGAFLVGTPLKTVKQTLQATVGVFKGPRYKQQDYIDVLSLLYELLNKARREGFMALEDHVERPADSAIFANYPKVQADHHLVDFMTDCLRLMIGSNIEPHELEPLLEMELEKHHAEAMQPSAVLNKVSDGLPGFGIVAAVLGIVITMGSIGGEITEVGAHVAGALVGTFLGILLAYGFVSPLAAAVEARAEQDSRIYESVKTALLACLRGYNPKIALEFARKTLPSNVRPGFSEFEQHLKTVK; this comes from the coding sequence ATGCTCATCATTGTTGGCTTCCTCATCGTCATCCTCAGCGTGCTCGGCGGCTATGTCGGCGCGCACGGCAAGCTCGGCGCGCTGTGGCAGCCCTATGAGCTGGTCATCATCGGCGGTGCGGCGCTGGGCGCGTTCCTGGTCGGCACCCCGCTCAAGACCGTCAAGCAGACCCTGCAGGCCACGGTGGGCGTGTTCAAGGGCCCGCGCTACAAGCAGCAGGACTACATCGATGTCCTGAGCCTGCTCTATGAACTGCTCAACAAGGCGCGCCGCGAAGGCTTCATGGCGCTGGAAGACCATGTCGAGCGCCCGGCCGACAGCGCCATCTTCGCCAACTATCCCAAGGTGCAGGCCGACCACCACCTGGTCGACTTCATGACCGACTGCCTGCGCCTGATGATCGGCAGCAACATCGAACCGCACGAGCTGGAACCGCTGCTGGAAATGGAGCTGGAAAAGCACCACGCCGAAGCCATGCAGCCCTCGGCCGTGCTCAACAAGGTCTCCGACGGCCTGCCCGGCTTCGGCATCGTGGCCGCGGTGCTGGGCATCGTGATCACCATGGGCTCGATCGGTGGCGAAATCACCGAAGTGGGCGCGCACGTGGCCGGCGCGCTGGTGGGTACCTTCCTGGGCATCCTGCTGGCCTACGGCTTCGTCAGCCCGCTGGCGGCGGCCGTGGAAGCACGCGCCGAGCAGGACAGCCGCATCTATGAGTCGGTCAAGACCGCCCTGCTGGCCTGCCTGCGCGGCTACAACCCGAAGATCGCGCTGGAATTCGCGCGCAAGACCCTGCCGTCCAACGTGCGTCCGGGCTTCAGCGAATTCGAACAGCACCTCAAGACGGTCAAGTAA
- a CDS encoding D-amino acid dehydrogenase — protein MRVLVLGSGVIGTTSAWYLRQAGFEVTVVDRQPGPALETSFANAGQLSFGYTSPWAAPGVPLKAVKWLFSEHAPLAIRPGLDLNQYRWLAQMLRNCTHERYAINKARMVRMSEYSRDCLNELRAQTGIEFEGRDLGTTQLFRTQQQLDASAQDIEVLAQYGVPYEVLDRAGIIAHEPALASVADKLVGALWLPRDQTGDCQLFTRRLAQMAMDAGVEFRFDQDIAGLETDGDRITGVRIDGKVETADRYVVALGSYSPSLVAPLGMHLPVYPLKGYSLTLPITNAAMAPTSTILDESYKVAVTRFDDRIRVGGMAEVGGFDLSLSPRRRATLEKVVGDLYPEGGDLSRAEFWTGLRPATPDGTPVIGATPYRNLFLNTGHGTLGWTMACGSGRYLADLMSARQPQISTEGLDIFRYGGHHAASVQHSEPNACAQPAR, from the coding sequence ATGCGCGTTCTAGTCCTAGGCAGTGGGGTAATCGGCACGACCAGTGCCTGGTACCTGCGGCAGGCCGGGTTTGAAGTCACGGTGGTGGACCGCCAGCCCGGCCCGGCGCTGGAAACCAGCTTCGCCAACGCCGGCCAGCTTTCGTTCGGCTACACCTCGCCGTGGGCCGCCCCGGGCGTGCCGCTGAAGGCGGTGAAGTGGCTGTTCTCCGAACATGCGCCGCTGGCGATCCGCCCCGGTCTGGACCTGAACCAGTACCGCTGGCTGGCGCAGATGCTGCGTAACTGCACGCACGAGCGCTACGCCATCAACAAGGCGCGCATGGTGCGCATGTCCGAATACAGCCGCGACTGCCTCAACGAGCTGCGTGCGCAGACCGGCATTGAGTTCGAAGGCCGCGACCTGGGCACCACCCAGCTGTTCCGCACCCAGCAGCAGCTGGATGCCTCGGCGCAGGACATCGAAGTGCTGGCCCAGTACGGCGTGCCGTATGAAGTGCTGGACCGCGCCGGCATCATCGCCCACGAACCGGCGCTGGCCAGCGTGGCCGACAAGCTGGTGGGCGCGCTGTGGCTGCCGCGCGACCAGACCGGCGACTGCCAGCTGTTCACCCGCCGCCTGGCGCAGATGGCGATGGATGCGGGGGTGGAATTCCGCTTCGACCAGGACATCGCCGGGCTGGAAACCGACGGCGACCGCATCACCGGCGTGCGCATCGACGGCAAGGTCGAAACCGCCGACCGCTACGTGGTCGCGCTGGGCAGCTATTCGCCGTCGCTGGTGGCACCGCTGGGCATGCACCTGCCGGTGTACCCGCTGAAGGGCTACTCGCTGACGTTGCCGATCACCAACGCGGCGATGGCGCCGACCTCGACCATCCTGGACGAGAGCTACAAGGTGGCGGTGACCCGTTTCGACGACCGCATCCGCGTGGGCGGCATGGCCGAAGTGGGCGGGTTCGACCTGTCGCTGTCGCCGCGCCGCCGCGCCACCCTGGAAAAGGTGGTGGGCGATCTGTACCCGGAGGGCGGCGACCTGTCGCGCGCCGAATTCTGGACCGGGCTGCGCCCGGCCACCCCGGATGGCACGCCGGTGATCGGCGCCACCCCGTACCGCAACCTGTTCCTCAACACCGGCCACGGCACGCTGGGCTGGACCATGGCCTGCGGCTCGGGCCGCTACCTGGCCGACCTGATGAGCGCGCGCCAGCCGCAGATCAGCACCGAAGGCCTGGATATCTTCCGTTATGGCGGCCACCACGCCGCGTCCGTCCAACACAGTGAACCGAATGCATGCGCCCAGCCCGCGCGTTGA
- a CDS encoding pseudouridine synthase, whose translation MKLVKLLANLGYGSRKQVQGMFREGLITDADGEVLYADDQVAHEAIRVEGEPLDPPQGLTLMLHKPRDYTCSTKDKGRLIYDLLPPRFRERSPVLSSVGRLDRDTSGLLLMTDDGALLHRIVSPKSRLDKAYQVTVAEDLRGDEVARFASGALMLEADDKPLLPAELHVRSAREAELVLHEGRYHQARRMFAAVGNHVQALHRSRIGGLSLGDLPEGEWRMLDAADLETLFTGHLTDAS comes from the coding sequence ATGAAGCTGGTGAAACTGCTGGCCAACCTGGGTTATGGCAGCCGCAAGCAGGTGCAGGGCATGTTCCGCGAGGGGCTCATCACCGATGCGGACGGCGAGGTGCTGTACGCCGATGACCAGGTCGCCCACGAAGCGATCCGGGTCGAGGGGGAGCCGCTGGATCCGCCGCAGGGGCTGACCCTGATGCTGCACAAGCCGCGTGACTACACCTGTTCGACCAAGGACAAGGGCCGGCTGATCTACGACCTGTTGCCGCCGCGCTTCCGCGAGCGTTCGCCGGTGCTGTCGTCGGTGGGCCGGCTGGACCGCGACACCAGCGGCCTGCTGCTGATGACCGACGACGGCGCGCTGCTGCACCGGATCGTGTCGCCCAAATCGCGGCTGGACAAGGCCTACCAGGTCACCGTGGCCGAAGACCTGCGCGGTGACGAGGTGGCACGTTTCGCCAGTGGCGCGCTGATGCTGGAAGCGGACGACAAGCCGCTGCTGCCGGCCGAACTGCACGTGCGCTCGGCGCGCGAGGCCGAACTGGTGCTGCATGAAGGCCGCTACCACCAGGCCCGGCGCATGTTCGCGGCGGTGGGCAACCACGTGCAGGCACTGCACCGCAGCCGCATCGGCGGGCTGTCGCTGGGCGACCTGCCCGAGGGCGAGTGGCGCATGCTGGATGCGGCGGACCTGGAAACGCTGTTCACCGGGCACCTCACCGACGCGTCATGA
- a CDS encoding hybrid sensor histidine kinase/response regulator: MPSLPASTLERAPYVPSASDPSLHRSVLEGLSAGFCIIEVMIEDGVGVDYRFLEVNDAFERNTGLNEASGRLMSELQPTHEPEWYRVYGQIALTGRSQQFELEARALGRWYAVEAMRVGEPHEHRVAVLFFDITNRKQIEVELAESEARFSALADGLPMPVWVLDERAHARFVNSAFSEFFGGDEQRVPEDVWRGVVHPDDVSVFDYELQAAIKAQRSMQVLVRGLRADGQWRWLEMSAQPRFSRMGRFIGLAGSSTDVTDRREIEMAREELLQSERAARNAAESMARLKDEFLATLSHELRTPLTTILGWSELLLQRVDSTSPLFKGLGVIANSAMAQKRLISDMLDLSSMLLGKVQLEVEVLDLRVQLTEAMRAQELVAEGKALETRLVMPDEPALVLGDATRLQQVLWNLLSNAIKFTPAAGSVTVTLATDGDHWTVTVADSGDGIAPEFLRHLFSRFRQADGTTTRRHGGLGLGLAIVQQLVELHGGTVTANSEGQGQGAEFTVQLPRYQPQADGRPLREVFSGPIREQLIEPYPLKGLRLLAVEDQPEVLEYLRRLLEEQGAQVTAAASAGEALALLDAGGHEAVDVLLTDIGMPGMDGYGLVSALRQDFGLDANALPIVAVTALARADDRKRALASGFQEHVAKPYSVAQLVTAVRSVLAGRN; the protein is encoded by the coding sequence TTGCCCAGCCTGCCCGCCTCAACCCTGGAACGCGCCCCGTACGTGCCTTCGGCGTCCGATCCTTCCTTGCACCGCAGCGTGCTGGAAGGCCTCAGCGCTGGCTTCTGCATCATCGAGGTGATGATCGAAGACGGCGTGGGGGTCGACTACCGGTTCCTGGAAGTCAACGATGCCTTCGAGCGCAACACCGGCTTGAACGAGGCCTCGGGCCGGCTGATGAGCGAACTGCAGCCGACCCACGAGCCGGAGTGGTACCGGGTGTACGGCCAGATCGCCCTGACCGGGCGCTCCCAGCAGTTCGAGCTGGAAGCACGCGCGCTGGGCCGCTGGTATGCGGTCGAGGCGATGCGGGTAGGCGAGCCGCACGAACATCGCGTCGCTGTGCTCTTCTTCGACATCACCAACCGCAAGCAGATCGAAGTGGAGCTGGCCGAAAGCGAGGCGCGTTTCAGCGCGCTGGCCGATGGCCTGCCCATGCCCGTGTGGGTGCTGGACGAACGCGCGCACGCGCGCTTCGTCAACAGCGCCTTCAGCGAATTCTTCGGCGGTGACGAACAGCGCGTGCCGGAAGATGTCTGGCGCGGCGTGGTCCACCCCGACGATGTGTCCGTGTTCGATTACGAGCTGCAGGCCGCGATCAAGGCGCAGCGCTCCATGCAGGTGCTGGTGCGCGGGCTGCGCGCCGATGGCCAGTGGCGCTGGCTGGAAATGAGCGCCCAGCCACGCTTCTCGCGCATGGGCCGGTTCATCGGCCTGGCCGGCAGCAGCACCGACGTCACCGACCGCCGCGAAATCGAAATGGCGCGCGAAGAGCTGCTGCAGTCCGAGCGCGCCGCGCGCAATGCCGCTGAAAGCATGGCGCGGCTGAAGGACGAATTCCTGGCCACGCTCTCGCACGAGCTGCGCACGCCGCTGACCACCATCCTGGGCTGGAGCGAGCTGCTGCTGCAGCGCGTGGACAGCACCAGCCCGCTGTTCAAGGGGCTGGGCGTGATCGCCAACAGCGCCATGGCGCAGAAGCGGCTGATCTCGGACATGCTGGACCTGAGCAGCATGCTGCTGGGCAAGGTGCAGCTGGAAGTGGAAGTGCTGGACCTGCGCGTCCAGCTCACCGAGGCCATGCGCGCCCAGGAACTGGTAGCCGAAGGCAAGGCGCTGGAAACCCGGCTGGTCATGCCTGACGAACCGGCGCTGGTGCTGGGCGATGCCACGCGCCTGCAGCAGGTGCTGTGGAACCTGCTCAGCAACGCCATCAAGTTCACCCCTGCCGCCGGCTCGGTCACGGTCACCCTGGCCACCGACGGTGATCACTGGACAGTGACCGTGGCCGATTCGGGCGACGGCATTGCGCCGGAGTTCCTGCGCCATCTGTTCAGCCGCTTCCGCCAGGCCGATGGCACCACCACCCGCCGCCATGGCGGGCTGGGCCTGGGCCTGGCGATCGTGCAGCAGCTGGTGGAACTGCACGGCGGCACGGTCACGGCCAACAGCGAAGGCCAGGGCCAGGGTGCGGAATTCACCGTGCAGCTGCCGCGCTACCAGCCCCAGGCCGATGGCCGGCCGCTGCGCGAAGTGTTCAGTGGCCCGATCCGCGAACAGCTGATCGAGCCGTACCCGCTCAAGGGCCTGCGCCTGCTGGCGGTGGAAGACCAACCCGAAGTGCTGGAATACCTGCGCCGGCTGCTGGAAGAGCAGGGCGCGCAGGTCACCGCGGCGGCTTCGGCCGGCGAAGCATTGGCACTGCTGGATGCCGGCGGCCATGAGGCGGTGGATGTGCTGCTGACCGACATCGGCATGCCGGGCATGGACGGGTATGGGCTGGTGAGTGCGCTGCGCCAGGACTTCGGCCTGGATGCCAACGCGCTGCCGATCGTGGCGGTGACCGCGTTGGCCCGTGCCGACGACCGCAAGCGCGCGCTGGCATCGGGCTTCCAGGAACACGTGGCCAAACCCTATTCGGTCGCCCAGCTGGTCACCGCGGTACGCAGCGTCCTGGCCGGACGGAATTGA
- a CDS encoding classical arabinogalactan protein 4: protein MSRRESAAMKRFFRGVVSLAVLLPLVAVAQMAAPRKPTDTRPPTPVVPAQAPSPAPVNTPAQTTQQLRTHPIQSQGPAQVVPPPPPATTAPPKVYDRHGRIVPGMKQAGPNRVLDTRTGRYYDAVPTGDGQRIKP, encoded by the coding sequence ATGTCCCGTCGTGAGTCCGCCGCCATGAAACGCTTCTTCCGGGGTGTCGTGTCGCTGGCCGTGCTGCTGCCGCTGGTCGCGGTGGCGCAGATGGCCGCGCCACGCAAACCCACCGATACCCGCCCGCCCACCCCCGTGGTACCTGCGCAGGCGCCGTCGCCCGCGCCGGTGAACACCCCGGCGCAGACGACGCAGCAGCTGCGCACCCACCCCATCCAGAGCCAGGGGCCGGCCCAGGTGGTGCCGCCTCCGCCGCCGGCCACCACCGCGCCACCCAAGGTGTATGACCGACACGGCCGCATCGTGCCGGGCATGAAGCAGGCCGGCCCCAACCGCGTGCTGGATACGCGCACCGGCCGCTATTACGACGCGGTGCCCACCGGTGATGGCCAACGCATCAAGCCCTGA
- a CDS encoding lana protein, with the protein MANQQKGNPGKMPQEQQGQQNQKSGQQNQQQWDQQNQKGGKQQDQRHQDQKQQR; encoded by the coding sequence ATGGCTAATCAGCAGAAGGGCAATCCCGGCAAGATGCCGCAGGAACAGCAGGGCCAGCAGAACCAGAAATCCGGCCAGCAGAACCAGCAGCAATGGGATCAGCAGAACCAGAAGGGTGGCAAACAGCAGGACCAGCGCCACCAGGACCAGAAACAGCAGCGTTGA
- a CDS encoding Lrp/AsnC ligand binding domain-containing protein, translating to MAARARELDKIDRKILRILQEEGRISFTELGERVGLSTTPCTERVRRLERDGAITGYYARLDPQYLKASLLVFVEISLAYKSGDIFEEFRRAALKLPNVLECHLVSGDFDYLLKARISEMASYRKLLGSTLLTLPHVRESKSYIVMEEVKETLTLPIPD from the coding sequence ATGGCCGCCCGTGCCCGCGAGCTGGACAAGATCGACCGCAAGATCCTGCGCATCCTGCAGGAGGAGGGGCGCATTTCCTTCACCGAACTGGGCGAGCGCGTCGGGCTGTCCACCACCCCCTGCACCGAGCGGGTGCGCCGGCTGGAACGCGATGGCGCCATCACCGGCTACTACGCACGGCTGGACCCGCAGTACCTCAAGGCCAGCCTGCTGGTGTTCGTGGAGATCAGCCTGGCCTACAAGTCCGGCGACATCTTCGAGGAGTTCCGCCGCGCAGCGCTGAAGCTGCCCAACGTACTGGAATGCCACCTGGTCTCGGGCGATTTCGATTACCTGCTCAAGGCGCGCATCAGCGAAATGGCCTCCTACCGCAAGCTGCTCGGCAGCACCCTGCTGACCCTGCCGCACGTGCGCGAATCCAAGAGCTACATCGTGATGGAAGAGGTCAAGGAAACGCTTACCCTGCCGATTCCGGACTGA